One segment of Yersinia kristensenii DNA contains the following:
- a CDS encoding organic hydroperoxide resistance protein: MSIEKVVYRAKAKATGGRDGRATSSDGVLDVKLGVPKEMGGAGGAVTNPEQLFAAGYSACFLGALKFVASKEKVKIPDDANIEGTVGIGAIPTGFGIEVQLDISLPGVERSVAEDLVKKAHVVCPYSNATRGNIDVTLNIK, from the coding sequence ATGTCTATCGAAAAAGTGGTATATCGTGCCAAAGCCAAAGCGACGGGTGGCCGTGATGGTCGGGCAACATCCTCGGATGGCGTATTGGATGTAAAATTAGGTGTCCCTAAAGAGATGGGCGGAGCAGGAGGGGCCGTGACGAATCCTGAGCAGTTGTTTGCTGCGGGATATTCTGCTTGTTTCCTTGGAGCCTTGAAATTTGTGGCATCAAAAGAAAAGGTGAAAATACCCGATGACGCCAATATCGAAGGAACTGTTGGCATTGGTGCTATTCCGACGGGATTTGGCATCGAGGTTCAACTGGATATTAGCTTGCCGGGTGTTGAGCGTAGCGTAGCAGAAGATTTGGTGAAAAAGGCCCATGTTGTTTGCCCATACTCCAATGCAACCCGTGGCAATATTGATGTCACATTAAATATCAAATAA